The Streptomyces sp. NBC_00775 genome includes the window GGCCACGGCGGCCGCGGCGACCGCCGTGGAGGCGAGGAAGCTTCTCCGGCTGGGAGCGGAGGTGGCGGAGTTCGGCGTCATTGCGTCAACCCTTCATGGCGCACAGCAGGACACCCGGCGGGGGAGCCGTCGGCTGCGGTGTCTTGAGTGGAACTGGCTGAGCTGAAGCGGTCGTCGGAGGATTACGCCCTCCGAGGAGGACCGTCCGTCTGTCGAAGCGCTTCGATGTTGCTGCGAGGTTAAGTGAACGCTCGGGGGTGCACAAGAGTCGATTCCAAGATTCCTCGGAGGTATCGCGTAACAGAGCGGCTCCGCCTGGCACTTGAAATCACGGTGAGGAAACGGAGTTGTTGCGCCGGGGTGTCTTGACACCCACCCCTCGGTCGAATGAGCATCGAAGCGCTTCGAAAGCGCCCCGTCGCTCCACCGCAAAGGGATCACCACGTGACCGCACAAACGCCGCCTACGCCGCCTTTCCGTGATGCGCGGCTGCCGTTCGCGAAGCGCATCGACGACCTGCTGGCGCGGCTCACGCTCGACGAGCGCATCGCGTTCCTGCACCAGTTCGCGCCCGCCGTCGAGCGGCTCGGCGTCGCCGCCTTCCGCACCGGCCAGGAGGCGCTGCACGGCGTGGCCTGGATGGGCCCGGCAACGGTCTTCCCGCAGGCCGTGGGCCTGGGCGCGACCTGGAACGACGACCTCGTACGCCGTGTCGGCGAAGCCGTCTCGGCCGAGACCCGCGCGATGCGCGCCCGCGACGACCGCGTGGGCCTCAACGTCTGGTCCCCCACGGTCAATCTGCTGCGCCACCCGCTCTGGGGCCGCAACGAGGAGGGCTACTCGGAGGACCCGAAGCTCACCTCCGCCATCGCCACCGCGTACACGCGCGGTCTGCGCGGCGACCACCCGGCGTACTGGCGCACCGCGCCGGTCCTCAAGCACTGGCTCGCGCACAACAACGAGACCGACAGGGACACTTCGTCCTCCTCGGTCCGCCCGCGCGTGCTGCACGAGTACGACCTGCGCGCCTTCCGCGAGACGGTCGAGGCGGGCGCGGTGGCCGGTGTGATGCCCGCGTACAACCTGGTCAACGGCCGCCCCAACCACGTCTCGCCGTACCTGCGCGAGCACCTGCGCGCCTGGACCGACCAGGACCTCCTTGTCTGCTCGGACGCGGGCGCGCCCTCCAACCTGGTCGACTCCGAGCACTACTTCGACACCCACGAGGAGGCCACCGCGGCCGCGATCCTCGCCGGCGTCGACAGCTTCACCGACCACGGCACGGACAGCTCGAAGATCGTCGAACGCGTCCAGGGCGCCCTGGTCCAGGGACTGCTGAGCGAGGCCGACATCGACGAGGCGGTCCGCCGCCAGCTGGCGATCCGCTTCCAGCTGGGCGAGTTCGACCCGCGGCTGGACCCCTACGCGGACATCACGGCCGCCAAGGACTTCGACACCCCGGCCCACCGCGCCCTCGCCCAGGAGGCGGCGGAACAGGCGATCGTGCTCCTCAAGAACGACGGCCTGCTGCCGCTCTCCGAGGGCGCCCGTATCGCCGTCGTCGGACTCCTCGCCGACGAGTGCAAGCTCGACTGGTACAGCGGCACGCTCATCCACCGCTCGACCCCCCTGGAGGGCCTGTACGAGCGCTTCGGCGCCGAGCGCGTGGACTTCGCGGAGGGTGTGGACCGGGTACGCCTGAGGACCTCGTACGGCACCTATCTGTCGGTGCCCGCCGTCGGCGAGGCGGCCGACGAGGTGCGCGGCGCCGAGGGCGCGCTGGACCCGGCGCTCCTCGCGGGCCGCACGGACCTGCCCCCGCTGACCGCCGACGCGGCCGGCACCGAATTGGCGCTGATCGACTGGGGCGAGGGGGTACTGACGCTGCGCGCGCCCGACGGCCGCTATCTCTCGGTCGCCGATGACGGCTATGTCCGCGCCTCCGCCGATCAGCCCGGCGGCTGGGTCGTCCAGGAGACATTCCGCCTGGAACCCTCCGAATCCCACGAGAACGGTCACCTCCTGAAGCACGCAGGGACGGGCAGGTACGTTTCTGTCGCCGCGGACGGCGTAAAGGTTGCCGCCGAGAACGCGGAAATCTTCGAGCTGGAGTTCGCCGAGCGCGGGGAGGACGCGGTCGCCCGCGCGGCCGCCTCCGCCGATGTCGTCCTCGTCGTCGCGGGCAACGACCCGCACATCAACGGCCGCGAGACGGAGGACCGCACCACGCTCCGGCTCCCCGCACACCAGGAGCGCCTGCTGCGCGCCGCCCGCGCCGCGAACCCGAACACGGCACTGGTCCTGGTCTCCGCGTACCCGTACGCGGTGGATCCCGGTGACCTCCCGGCCGTGCTCTGGACCGCACACGGCGGCCAGGCGGCGGGCACCGCCCTGGCCCGCGCCCTCGCCGGCGACGCCTCCCCCGCGGGCCGCCTCCCGCAGACCTGGTACGCCACCGACGACGACCTGCCCGACCTCCTCGACTACGACGTCATCGGGGCCCGCCAGACGTATCTGTACTTCGAGGGCACGCCGCTGTTCCCGTTCGGACACGGCTTGTCGTACACGTCGTTCGCATACGCACATCTTCACATCCAGCAGCACGCGGGCGCGTTGGCGGTCTCCTTCACCGTCACGAACACCGGCGGGACGGCCGCCGACGAGGTGGCCCAGCTGTACACCCGCGCCGTCGACCCGTCCGTGCCCCGCCCCCGCCGCGAACTGGCGGCGTACCGCCGGGTCCACCTCGCCCCCGGCGCCTCGACGGAACTCACCTTCGAGCTCCCGCTCTCCGCCTTCGAGTTCTGGGACGTGGCACTCGACCGCCCACGCCTGGAGCCGGGCGCGTACGAGGTCCTGGCCGGCGCGTCCAGCGAGGACATCCGACTCCGTACGACGGTCGAACTCGACGGCGAGCCCGGCGCGCCCCGCCCCGTCCGCGAACGCGGCCTGAACGCGGCCGACTTCGACGAGCAGCGGAACATCGTCATCGTCGACCGTACGAAGGTGTCGGGCGACGCGGTGACACCGGTGAACGGCGAGACGGGTGAACTCGTCTTCCGGGACTGCGAGTTCGGCGACGGCGTCACGGGGATCAGCATCGAGGCGGCCGGCGAGGGAGTCGTGGAACTTTCCCTGGACGGCGGCCCGTTGATCACGGAGCTGACGCTGAACGGGACGAAGGGACCGTACGACTACACCACGCTCGACGCGGAGATCACCTCCGTGGCCGCCGTGCACGACGTACACCTCAGGCTGCGCGGCCCATTGCGGCTCGCGCACGTCGGCTTCTCCGGCTGAGGGTCCGGAGAGGCCGGCACAGGGGCCCGGCACCGGAAGGCATCGGTGCCGGGCCCCTTTGGGGAGACCTTAGCTGAAAACGATTGTCACAAGCTATAGTGCCTTTTCGGACAGACTCGAAGACTCGCATACGCCGACGGCCGGAACCCCCGCACAGTGGGCTCCGGCCGTCGGTCCGAGGGAGTTGGAGCTGGGTCAGAGGGCGAGGCCCGTGAGCACCAGCACCCGCTCGTAGGTGTAGTCGTCCATCGCGAACTTCACGCCCTCGCGGCCGACGCCGGACTGCTTCACACCGCCGTACGGCATCTGGTCCGCGCGGTAGGAGGGCACGTCGCCGACCACAACGCCGCCGACCTCGAGCGCGCGGTGGGCGCGGAAGGCGACCTGGAGGTCGTGAGTGAACACGCCCGCCTGGAGGCCGTACTTGGAGGAGTTGACGGCCGCGAAGGCCTCGGCCTCGCCGTCCACCTTCTGCACGGTGAGGACGGGCCCGAAGACCTCCTCGCAGGAGACGGTGACATCGGCCGGTACGTCGGCGAGGACGGTCGGCGCGTAGGAGGCGCCGTCCCGCTTGCCACCGGCGAGCAGCGCGGCACCGGCCTGGACGGCCTCGTCGACCCACGACTCGACGCGCTTGGCGGCGTCCTCGCTGACCAGCGGGCCGACGTCCGTCGTGGCGTCGGACGGGTCACCGGTGACCTGGGCCTCGACGGCGGCGACGATACGGGGCAGCAGGCGCTCGTAGACGGAGGCGTCGGCGATCACGCGCTGCACGGAGATGCAGGACTGGCCGCCCTGGTAGTTGGAGAAGGTCGCGATGCGCGTCGCGGCCCAGTCCAGGTCCTCGTCACTCGCGAAGTCGGCCAGCACGACGGCCGCGCCGTTGCCGCCCAGCTCCAGGGTGCAGTGCTTGCGCGGCACCGAGTCCATGATCGCGTAACCGACCTTCTCGGACCCGGTGAAGGAGATGACGGGCAGCCGCTCGTCCTGCACGAGGGCGGGCATCCGCTCGTTGGCGACGGGCAGGATGCTCCACGACCCGGCGGGCAGCTCGGTCTCGGCGAGCAGGTCGCCGATGATGAGGCCGGACAGCGGGGTCGCGGGCGCGGGCTTCAGGATGATCGGCGCACCGGCGGCGATGGCCGGGGCGATCTTGTGGGCGCAGAGGTTCAGCGGGAAGTTGAACGGCGCGATGCCGAGGACGACACCCTTCGGGAACCGCCGGGTGAGGGCGAGCCGCCCCTGGCCGCCGAGGTCGGTGTCGAGGCGCTGCGCCTCGCCGCCGTTGAACCGGCGGGCTTCCTCCGCGGCGAACCGGAACACGGACACCGCACGGCCGACCTCGCCGCGGGCCCACTTGATCGGCTTGCCGTTCTCGGCGGAGATGAGCTGCGCGATCTCCTCGGTGCGCTCGGCCAGGCGCTTGCTCACGTGGTCGAGGGCGGCGGCGCGGACGTGGGCCGGGGTGGCGGCGAACTCGTCCCGTACGGCGTACGCGGCGGCCACGGCCTCCTCGACCTGCGCGTCGGTCGGCACGCTGACCTGGCCGACGAGGCGACCGTCCCACGGCGAGGTGACGTCGAACGTGGTCTCACCGGTGGCCTGGCGGCCGGCGAGCCAGAAAGCGTGGGTGGAGGTCATGTGCGAGTCCGGCCCTTCCGCGTTGGGGGTGTCGTTGTTCGTGGTTTTCCTGTTCAACGGTAGGCCCGGGGCGCCCGCGGGGCGTTTGTCCGAGTCGTAGCAGTCGGTACGGGGGGTACGCCGCTTTGGCACGGTAGCCCCAGTCCCCCGTCTAAAAGATTGCGCAGTTCCCCGCGCCCCTAAAAGGGGCGCGGGGAACTGCGCAATCTTTTAGACCAGCCCCCACCCACCCGCACCCGGGGTCCAAGGGACAGAGCCCCTGCCCCCTACTCCCCCGCCGCGGACGTAGCCTTCAGCGCCAGCCAGAGTTCCATCCGTACGTCCGGGTCATCCAGCGACCGCCCAAGGATCTCCTCGACCCTCCGCATCCGATAGCGAAGCGTGTGCCGATGCACACCAAGATCGGCGGCGGCTGCATCCCACTGCCCGTGCCGGGACAGCCACGCCCGCAACGAGGCCACCAGATCCCCCCGCCCCGTCGCATCATGCTCATGCAACGCCCGCAGCAACCCGTCCGCAAACGCCCGCACAGCGTCATCCGCCAGCAACGGCAACACGGACCCCGCGGCCAGCTCCTCATGCTCGACAAGGAACCGCCCCCGCCGCCGAGCCACGGACAACGCCTGCTCGGCCTGCTTGTAGGCGGCCGCCGCGGCGATCGGCCCGGCCGGCGCCGACAGCCCCACCACCAGCTCGTCCTCGTCCCCGGCGGGCTGCTCCCGCACGGCCGCCCGCGCGGCCTCCAGAGCCACCGCGTACTCCCCGCACGCGGAAACCGCCGCACCCCCGTCCACCGCGAGCACGACAAGCCGCTCCCCGTCGGGCACGACCAGCACGGACTCACCGGCGCGCGCGGCGGCGGACTCGACGACCTCGGCGAGCCCGCCGAGCGGGTCACCGTTGACGTCGGGCACGGCGACGGCGGGACCGGAGGGTGCCTTCGCGGCCACGCGCGCGTGCCCGTCGGCATGCGCCCGCGCGGCCGACGCGGACGCCGACTCGGCGAGGATCAGCCGGAACGGAGCGTCCAGCAGCTCCCCGTACAGCTCCCCGGCGACGGTCCGGGCATGATCGGGCTCCCCGGCGAGCAGCATGCGCAGCACAGCCGCGCCGATCCGCTGCTCGGCCGCCTGCAACGACCGCGACCGCTCCGTGGTGAGCGTCAGCAGGGCGATCGCCGAGTGCACGGCGTACCGCTCGGCGGTCCCCAGCGCGGCCGCCGTCCCCACGGCGAGCGCGGCGCGCGGCCGGCGCCCGGTGCCGAGGGAGTGCAGTTCCACCCGGTCTTCCCGGTCTTCGCCGCCCACGACGGAGCTGGCCGGCGCGGGCCGCTCCCGCAGCCGTTCCACGTCCGGCGTGAGCCGTGCGGCCCGCCGCCCCGCCCACTCGGGCGCGGTGGCGACGACGGCGCCGGACGCGTCGTACAGCGCCGCCCACCCGTCGACCTGCCCGGCGAGCGAGGCGAGCAGCCCCTCGGGCCCGTCGTTCAGCGCCTGCTTGGTGAGCTCGCGCTGCGCGGCGAACCCCGCGGTGACGGCCCGGTACTGATCCGCGGCGATGGCGGCCGAGACGGCCTTGCTGATGGCGAGGAAGGGGGTGCGCCGCGGCACTTCCAGCAGCGGCAGCCCTTCCTCCTCCGCCGCGTCGAGGAGCGCCTTCGGGATCTCGTCGTAGTTGACCCCGACAGCGAAGCCGAGCCCGACCACCCCCGCTCCCAGCAGCCGCTTCACATAGCGGCGCATGACCTCGGGATCCTCCGCGTCCAGCTTGAGCGCGGTGATCAGCAGCAGCTCCCCGCCCTCCATGTATGGCACGGGGTCGGCGAGCTCGCTGACGTGCGCCCAGCGGACGGGCACGTCCAGACGGTCCTCGCCCGCACGCACGGTCAGCTTGAGCGCGGAGTGGTGGACGAGCGAGGCGAGCGTGGGGGGCATGAGGCCTTCATGTCTGTGTGATCTTTGTGATCTTTTGGCCGCGACGTATGAACGACCTGTGTCAATTCTGCCTCACCGTACGGTCACCGGGTGACCTCATGCCCATACGTCCTGCTCAGCCCCGTACATCCGGCCCGTACATCCGGCCCGTACGTCACGTCCCGCTCAGCCCCGCAGATCCACCAGCAACGGCGGCGCGTGCTCCCCCTTCACATTGGTCAGCGACAGCACCGCGTGCCCCGGCGGCACCCCGTGCGCCAGCTCGGACGCCGACCACCGCTCCCGCTCGACCTGCCGCACGGTGACGGCACGGGCGGTCGGAGCCCGGCCGGTGATCACCCGTCGCAGCACATGCAGCGCCTTGCCCGCCGGGGTCTCCGCGATGATCTGCCGGTCGGTGACGTCCCGCGCCTCGGTCCACTCCTTGCCCCAGACCTCGGCGAAGTCCTGCCCGTCCCAGGGGGTGAGCCCGGACAGCGCCATACGGCACCCGATGGAGCCGAGCAGCGGGCTGCGCAGCGGCCGGGGCGCGTCGTCGAGCGTACGGAGCGTCAGCACGGCCCCCGCGTTCCCGGAGCGCAGCCGCTGAATCCCCCGTACGGCCTCGGGTGTGACGACCCCGGTCGCGTCGTCGAGGACCAGACAGGCGAACAGCGACCGGTCCTCCCGCACGGCGACACTCGCCGTGAACTGCGCGAGCACCAGCCGGGCGAGGATCCGTGAGGCGTCGGCGTGCCCGCGCGCGGGCAGGTCGATCCGTACCCGCACCGGATGGTCGAGGGCACGCAGCGAGAAGGGCCGCGACTGCCCGGAGGTGTCGAAGAATCCGGTGAACGCGGGCCGGTCGAGCAGGGCGACCCGGTCGGCCAGCACGCTGCCGACATCCCCGGGGTGCCCCAACTGCCGCTCCCGTGCGTCGAGTTCCCGTAGCAGCGACTCCTGCCCGGTGTCCTCCAGGGCCTTGCGCAGCGCGCCGAGCGGTCCGGGTGTGCCGTCGAGGAGCTGCCGCAGCTCGGGTACGGACGGGAAGCGGCCGTGGACGGCCTTGAAGGGGCCCAGCAGCTGGGCGAGCACGGTGGTCGACCGGCGGCTGTCGCCTCCGGGGTGCGGATCGGCGAGGTCACCGACGAGCGCCTCGGCGAGCACGGCCGCGGCTTCGTCGGGGTCGGTGGTGCCGCCGTACAGGTCGAGGTCGTACACGGATTCGGGATTCCCGATCCGTACGACGACGTCGTACGCGTCGACGGGTCCGAGCCCGGCGCCCGCGGCACCCACCACGACGACGGCGGCCCGCCCGGCGAGCGCGTGCAGGCACAGCGACTCGGCGAGCGGCCAGACGACGCCACCGGTCTTGCCGGAGCCGGGAGGCCCTACAGCGAGCAGCGAGGTGCCCAGCAGATCGGGGCCGAGGGCGAGCCCGGTGCCGCGATAGGCGTACGGATTGCGCGGATCGTCGGCGGTCGTCCCGAGCCGCACCTGCCCGGTCACGAGGTCGTGCCGGGCGAGCCGACCGGGCAGGTCCCGGTCCCCCGAGGGATGCACACAGGCGGCGGCCCCGTCCTTCAGCACGGCTCCGGTGAAGGTGGCGAGACTGTGCCGCCCGCTCCGTACGCCCTGCCAGGCCCGCGCGATCCGGGCGTGGTCGACATCGCGCATCAGCCCGGCGCGCGCCTCGACGGCGAGCCGTTCGGCGGCGTCACCCGCACCGGCGGCGCGGAGCTCGTTCCACTGCGCGGGGTCGTCCTCGGGGGCGGGCGGACGCTCGCTCACGGGCGCGGCGCGCTGCCAGGCCGGCAGCCCATAACGCCGCCACACTTCCCCCCAACGGCCCAACCGCCCGACCCCGATCATGATGACGAGGGCGATCAGCGTGTAGTAGCCGTACCAAAGGAACGCGTTCCCGACCTGGTCGCCGCTGTGCCGCCAGGAATCGGGCGTGAACAGTTCCAGCGGCAGCACCCACCAGCCGCCCAGATACCCGTTCCAGAGCAGCGACCAGATCAGCCACCCCACCAGGAAGGCGATGACCGCCCCGCTGAGCAGCTGCCGGGCCGGAATCTGCTCGGGCTCCTCCTCCGGCCGCGGCCGGTGCCCGAACCGCCACACCCCGAGCGCCGCCTCGGGCCGCGAAGCCCGCACCCAGGCCAGAAAGGCGGACCCGTCCGGCAACGGCGGCACTCCAGGTGCCCGCGCGGGCCGGGGCGGCGCGCCCGGCACCGTGGGCACGTCCGGCGGCACCGCCCTGTCCGACGGCCCCGGCACGTCCGGCGGCCCCGCCGGACGCGGCACAGGATTGGCATGCGTACCCCGCGCGTCCTGCGTCCCGTCGCTGTCCATCGCCCTTGCCCCCTGACCAGCCGCTCCGTGCGTCGTCCGTGGCCAATCTAGTGCCCCCGCAGGGCGAGTTCACCGTTCACCGGGCCGGGCCTGCGGCGATACGCGACCGCCGGGCTCCCGCCGCTCTATGTCCACCACGGACAAGCGAATTCCGCGACGACTCCCACATGGAGCATGCCGACCCCCCGCCTCCGGCCCTAGCCTGCGAAGAAAGAAGGCAAGCGTCCGAAAACACCCCCGCCCGGAGCACCCCGTCCGCCGGGGCCGTCCGGGGCGCAGGATCAGATCATCAGGGAGCCCCTCATGACCGCACTTCCGCAGGAGCGCCGCGTCGTCACCGCCATCCCCGGCCCGAAGTCGCAGGAGCTGCAGGCCCGCCGTACCGCCGTGGTGGCGGCCGGTGTGGGCTCGGTGCTCCCCGTCTTCACCACGCGCGCCGGCGGCGGCATCATCGAGGACGTCGACGGCAACCGCCTGATCGACTTCGGCTCCGGCATCGCGGTGACGTCCGTCGGCGCCTCCGCCGAGGCCGTCGTACGCCGGGCGAGCGCCCAGCTCCAGGACTTCACCCACACCTGTTTCATGGTCACGCCGTACGAGGGTTACGTCGCCGTCGCCGAGGCGCTGGCCGAGCTCACGCCGGGTGACCACGCCAAGAAGTCGGCCCTGTTCAACTCGGGCGCCGAGGCCGTCGAGAACGCCGTCAAGATCGCCCGCGCGTACACCAAGCGCCAGGCCGTCGTCGTCTTCGACCACGGCTACCACGGCCGTACGAACCTGACGATGGCGCTGACCTCCAAGAACATGCCGTACAAGAACGGCTTCGGCCCGTTCGCGCCCGAGGTCTACCGGGTGCCGGTGGCGTACGGCTACCGCTGGCTGACCGGTCCGGAGAACGCCGGTGCCGAGGCGTCCGCCCAGGCCATCGACATGATCAACAAGCAGATCGGCGCGGACAACGTCGCCGCGATCATCATCGAGCCGCTGCTCGGCGAGGGCGGCTTCATCGAGCCCGCGAAGGGCTTCCTTCCGGCCATCAGCAAGTTCGCCAAGGACAACGGCATCGTCTTCGTCGCCGACGAGATCCAGTCCGGCTTCTGCCGCACCGGCCAGTGGTTCGCCTGCGAGGACGAGGGCATCGTCCCGGACCTGATCACCACCGCCAAGGGCATCGCGGGCGGTCTGCCGCTCGCCGCCGTCACCGGCCGCGCCGAGATCATGGACGCCGCGCACGCGGGCGGCCTGGGCGGCACCTACGGCGGCAACCCGGTGGCCTGCGCGGGTGCGCTCGGCGCCATCGAGACGATGAAGGAGCTCGACCTCAACGCCAAGGCGAAGAACATCGAGACGGTCATGAAGGCCCGCCTCGGTGCCATGGCCGAGAAGTTCGACATCATCGGCGACGTCCGCGGCCGTGGCGCGATGATCGCGATCGAGCTGGTCAAGGACCGCGACACCAAGGAGCCGAACGCCGAGGCCGCCGGCGCGCTCGCCAAGGCCTGCCACCAGGAGGGTCTGCTGGTCCTGACCTGTGGCACCTACGGCAACGTCCTCCGCTTCCTGCCCCCGCTGGTCATCGGCGAGGACCTCCTGAACGAGGGCCTCGACATCATCGAGCAGGCCTTCGCCCGCATCTGACGTCCCACCCGCCCCAGCACCGGAACCGGGCCCGCCGCTCACGCGGATTCCGCTTGGTTCCGGTGGTGGGGCGGCCGTCGTCAGAGCGTGTGAAGAAGGTGTGCGAGGTGCATGACGGGACGCGATTCCGCCTGTCGGAGCCCCACACCCTGCCGTAGGTTCTACCCAGATGAGAGATACACCCCGCCCACAGGGGACTGTGGGTGACACCGGGTCGAGGCCTCCCCAGCTTCGCCCTGGTCGTGCCCTCGCGCACACACCCGGAGCTTCCGGCTCCGGATCTCCTCACCGATCGGACAGTCGCCCGCCCCAAACCCCCCGGGGCGCGCGGCATTCCGATCTGGACGGCCGCCTCGGAACTACCCCCCCTGTTCCGGGGCGGCCGACCTTCCTCCTCCTCGGCCTTCCGGCCCTCCTCTTCGCGCTGATCACCTGGCAGGTCGCGGCCCACGGCCCCCTCGCCCGCGCGGACGAACGCCTCAGCGGCTCGATCGTCCGCCCGAGCCGGTTCTACGAACTCCTCGCCGACCTCGGCAACATCGCGGTCGCCGTCCCGGTCCTCGCCCTCGTCCTCGCGTATGTCGCCGTCCGCGCCCACCGGGCGGGCACGGACCGCTGGTGGCTGCCGTCCACGGCCGCGGCGGTCCTGATGGCCGCCGTCCCGGCACTGATCGTGCCCCTCAAGGAACTCGTCGCCCGCCCCGGCCCCCCGGTCATGGGCCCGGGTACGGGCTTCTACCCTTCGGGCCACACCGCGACCGCCGCCATCGCGTACGGCGCCGCGACCCTGCTCCTCCTCCCCTGGCTGCGTACGGCGTACGCCCGCCGCGGGCTGGCCATCACCTGCCTCCTCCTCAACGCCCTCGTCGCCTTCGGCCTGATCCGGCGCGGCTACCACTGGCCACTGGACGTGGTGGCCAGTTGGTGCCTCTGCGCGGTGCTGCTGTCCTCGCTGTGGCTCTTCCTCAGCCGAAGTACCCGTCGAAGTTCTTCTGGAACTCCCAGTTCGAGTACCGGTCCCAGTTGACCGACCACGTCATCAGGCCGCGCAGTCCCGGCCAGGTGCCGTGGGTGGCGTACGAGCCGCAGTTGGTCTTCTTGGTCAGGCAGTCCAGGGCCTTGTCGACCTCGGACGGTGATACGTAGCCGTTGCCCGCGTTCGTCGAGGCCGGCATGCCGATGGCGATCTGGTCGGGGCGCAGCGGCGGGAAGACGTTGCCGGCGTCGCCCGCCACCGGGAAGCCGGTCAGGAGCATGTCGGTCATGGCGATGTG containing:
- a CDS encoding phosphatase PAP2 family protein, producing MGDTGSRPPQLRPGRALAHTPGASGSGSPHRSDSRPPQTPRGARHSDLDGRLGTTPPVPGRPTFLLLGLPALLFALITWQVAAHGPLARADERLSGSIVRPSRFYELLADLGNIAVAVPVLALVLAYVAVRAHRAGTDRWWLPSTAAAVLMAAVPALIVPLKELVARPGPPVMGPGTGFYPSGHTATAAIAYGAATLLLLPWLRTAYARRGLAITCLLLNALVAFGLIRRGYHWPLDVVASWCLCAVLLSSLWLFLSRSTRRSSSGTPSSSTGPS
- a CDS encoding PucR family transcriptional regulator, yielding MPPTLASLVHHSALKLTVRAGEDRLDVPVRWAHVSELADPVPYMEGGELLLITALKLDAEDPEVMRRYVKRLLGAGVVGLGFAVGVNYDEIPKALLDAAEEEGLPLLEVPRRTPFLAISKAVSAAIAADQYRAVTAGFAAQRELTKQALNDGPEGLLASLAGQVDGWAALYDASGAVVATAPEWAGRRAARLTPDVERLRERPAPASSVVGGEDREDRVELHSLGTGRRPRAALAVGTAAALGTAERYAVHSAIALLTLTTERSRSLQAAEQRIGAAVLRMLLAGEPDHARTVAGELYGELLDAPFRLILAESASASAARAHADGHARVAAKAPSGPAVAVPDVNGDPLGGLAEVVESAAARAGESVLVVPDGERLVVLAVDGGAAVSACGEYAVALEAARAAVREQPAGDEDELVVGLSAPAGPIAAAAAYKQAEQALSVARRRGRFLVEHEELAAGSVLPLLADDAVRAFADGLLRALHEHDATGRGDLVASLRAWLSRHGQWDAAAADLGVHRHTLRYRMRRVEEILGRSLDDPDVRMELWLALKATSAAGE
- the gabT gene encoding 4-aminobutyrate--2-oxoglutarate transaminase is translated as MTALPQERRVVTAIPGPKSQELQARRTAVVAAGVGSVLPVFTTRAGGGIIEDVDGNRLIDFGSGIAVTSVGASAEAVVRRASAQLQDFTHTCFMVTPYEGYVAVAEALAELTPGDHAKKSALFNSGAEAVENAVKIARAYTKRQAVVVFDHGYHGRTNLTMALTSKNMPYKNGFGPFAPEVYRVPVAYGYRWLTGPENAGAEASAQAIDMINKQIGADNVAAIIIEPLLGEGGFIEPAKGFLPAISKFAKDNGIVFVADEIQSGFCRTGQWFACEDEGIVPDLITTAKGIAGGLPLAAVTGRAEIMDAAHAGGLGGTYGGNPVACAGALGAIETMKELDLNAKAKNIETVMKARLGAMAEKFDIIGDVRGRGAMIAIELVKDRDTKEPNAEAAGALAKACHQEGLLVLTCGTYGNVLRFLPPLVIGEDLLNEGLDIIEQAFARI
- a CDS encoding aldehyde dehydrogenase family protein, whose translation is MTSTHAFWLAGRQATGETTFDVTSPWDGRLVGQVSVPTDAQVEEAVAAAYAVRDEFAATPAHVRAAALDHVSKRLAERTEEIAQLISAENGKPIKWARGEVGRAVSVFRFAAEEARRFNGGEAQRLDTDLGGQGRLALTRRFPKGVVLGIAPFNFPLNLCAHKIAPAIAAGAPIILKPAPATPLSGLIIGDLLAETELPAGSWSILPVANERMPALVQDERLPVISFTGSEKVGYAIMDSVPRKHCTLELGGNGAAVVLADFASDEDLDWAATRIATFSNYQGGQSCISVQRVIADASVYERLLPRIVAAVEAQVTGDPSDATTDVGPLVSEDAAKRVESWVDEAVQAGAALLAGGKRDGASYAPTVLADVPADVTVSCEEVFGPVLTVQKVDGEAEAFAAVNSSKYGLQAGVFTHDLQVAFRAHRALEVGGVVVGDVPSYRADQMPYGGVKQSGVGREGVKFAMDDYTYERVLVLTGLAL
- a CDS encoding glycoside hydrolase family 3 C-terminal domain-containing protein; the encoded protein is MTAQTPPTPPFRDARLPFAKRIDDLLARLTLDERIAFLHQFAPAVERLGVAAFRTGQEALHGVAWMGPATVFPQAVGLGATWNDDLVRRVGEAVSAETRAMRARDDRVGLNVWSPTVNLLRHPLWGRNEEGYSEDPKLTSAIATAYTRGLRGDHPAYWRTAPVLKHWLAHNNETDRDTSSSSVRPRVLHEYDLRAFRETVEAGAVAGVMPAYNLVNGRPNHVSPYLREHLRAWTDQDLLVCSDAGAPSNLVDSEHYFDTHEEATAAAILAGVDSFTDHGTDSSKIVERVQGALVQGLLSEADIDEAVRRQLAIRFQLGEFDPRLDPYADITAAKDFDTPAHRALAQEAAEQAIVLLKNDGLLPLSEGARIAVVGLLADECKLDWYSGTLIHRSTPLEGLYERFGAERVDFAEGVDRVRLRTSYGTYLSVPAVGEAADEVRGAEGALDPALLAGRTDLPPLTADAAGTELALIDWGEGVLTLRAPDGRYLSVADDGYVRASADQPGGWVVQETFRLEPSESHENGHLLKHAGTGRYVSVAADGVKVAAENAEIFELEFAERGEDAVARAAASADVVLVVAGNDPHINGRETEDRTTLRLPAHQERLLRAARAANPNTALVLVSAYPYAVDPGDLPAVLWTAHGGQAAGTALARALAGDASPAGRLPQTWYATDDDLPDLLDYDVIGARQTYLYFEGTPLFPFGHGLSYTSFAYAHLHIQQHAGALAVSFTVTNTGGTAADEVAQLYTRAVDPSVPRPRRELAAYRRVHLAPGASTELTFELPLSAFEFWDVALDRPRLEPGAYEVLAGASSEDIRLRTTVELDGEPGAPRPVRERGLNAADFDEQRNIVIVDRTKVSGDAVTPVNGETGELVFRDCEFGDGVTGISIEAAGEGVVELSLDGGPLITELTLNGTKGPYDYTTLDAEITSVAAVHDVHLRLRGPLRLAHVGFSG
- a CDS encoding ATP-binding protein, yielding MDSDGTQDARGTHANPVPRPAGPPDVPGPSDRAVPPDVPTVPGAPPRPARAPGVPPLPDGSAFLAWVRASRPEAALGVWRFGHRPRPEEEPEQIPARQLLSGAVIAFLVGWLIWSLLWNGYLGGWWVLPLELFTPDSWRHSGDQVGNAFLWYGYYTLIALVIMIGVGRLGRWGEVWRRYGLPAWQRAAPVSERPPAPEDDPAQWNELRAAGAGDAAERLAVEARAGLMRDVDHARIARAWQGVRSGRHSLATFTGAVLKDGAAACVHPSGDRDLPGRLARHDLVTGQVRLGTTADDPRNPYAYRGTGLALGPDLLGTSLLAVGPPGSGKTGGVVWPLAESLCLHALAGRAAVVVVGAAGAGLGPVDAYDVVVRIGNPESVYDLDLYGGTTDPDEAAAVLAEALVGDLADPHPGGDSRRSTTVLAQLLGPFKAVHGRFPSVPELRQLLDGTPGPLGALRKALEDTGQESLLRELDARERQLGHPGDVGSVLADRVALLDRPAFTGFFDTSGQSRPFSLRALDHPVRVRIDLPARGHADASRILARLVLAQFTASVAVREDRSLFACLVLDDATGVVTPEAVRGIQRLRSGNAGAVLTLRTLDDAPRPLRSPLLGSIGCRMALSGLTPWDGQDFAEVWGKEWTEARDVTDRQIIAETPAGKALHVLRRVITGRAPTARAVTVRQVERERWSASELAHGVPPGHAVLSLTNVKGEHAPPLLVDLRG